A stretch of the Nicotiana tabacum cultivar K326 chromosome 6, ASM71507v2, whole genome shotgun sequence genome encodes the following:
- the LOC107776971 gene encoding uncharacterized protein LOC107776971, producing the protein MQHIPEDVLVSQSKELLTYWNSEKLQENDKEASDPLSAKEVFVATRKRKAGRLYMSSDEDTTNKIAEMEEIEAQQNENGNEFIEAFASVMGPEHPGRLRLYGRGVTRTSLRGK; encoded by the exons ATGCAACATATCCCTGAAGATGTTCTAGTTTCTCAGTCTAAGGAACTCCTTACGTATTGGAACTCTGAGAAACTTCAG GAAAACGACAAGGAAGCTTCGGATCCTTTATCAGCAAAGGAAGTCTTTGTAgctacaagaaaaagaaaagccggTCGATTATACATGTCCTCGGATGAAGATACAACCAATAAAATT GCTGAAATGGAGGAAATTGAAGCACAACAAAACGAAAATGGCAATGAGTTCATAGAGGCATTTGCATCTGTCATGGGACCTGAACATCCTGGACGTCTGAGATTGTATGGACGGGGGGTTACAAGAACTTCTTTGAGAGGGAAGTAG